In Streptomyces dangxiongensis, one DNA window encodes the following:
- a CDS encoding ATP-binding protein: MTSTQPTAPAPHYLSLPDARTVTTQAVRAAAHALDKVLREQSMMCLTADPGVGKTFTLHTLCEQRPTLPALRLLQRPQARPDDLRHSLHHALNLPGDPPQDAGICDDYLRHALAHTPRLLAVDEAHQLSTSCIEYLRYLHDDPTPQVTILLLASRPRLKALRSQPTLLSRVTTWHHMEPLDPDEVLTVLPAFHPLWHNTPNRTLTHLDEMWAHGNLRRWAALTHQLQAHRRRHPDHPPDPDALLRRLHHRLALTT; the protein is encoded by the coding sequence ATGACCAGTACACAACCCACCGCACCGGCTCCTCACTACCTCAGCCTGCCCGACGCCCGCACTGTCACCACCCAGGCCGTGCGGGCCGCCGCCCACGCCCTCGACAAGGTACTGCGCGAGCAGAGCATGATGTGCCTGACCGCCGACCCCGGCGTCGGCAAGACCTTCACTCTGCACACCCTGTGCGAGCAACGCCCCACCCTGCCCGCACTGCGGTTACTGCAACGCCCCCAGGCACGCCCCGACGACCTCCGTCACAGCCTCCACCACGCCCTCAACCTGCCCGGCGACCCGCCCCAGGACGCCGGCATCTGCGACGACTACCTGCGCCACGCCCTCGCACACACGCCCCGCCTCCTCGCCGTGGACGAAGCCCACCAACTGTCCACCTCCTGCATCGAATACCTGCGCTACCTCCATGACGACCCCACCCCGCAGGTCACCATCCTGCTCCTGGCCAGCCGTCCCCGCCTCAAAGCCCTGCGCTCACAACCCACCCTGCTCAGCCGCGTCACTACCTGGCACCACATGGAACCCCTCGACCCAGATGAAGTCCTCACCGTCCTGCCCGCCTTCCACCCGCTGTGGCACAACACGCCAAACCGCACCCTCACCCACCTGGACGAGATGTGGGCGCACGGCAATCTTCGCCGCTGGGCCGCCCTGACTCATCAGCTCCAAGCCCACCGGCGCCGCCACCCCGACCACCCACCCGACCCGGACGCCCTCCTGCGCCGTCTGCACCACCGACTGGCCCTCACAACATGA
- a CDS encoding ATP-binding protein, whose translation MTTPRTAPDPPQAPTPPSARRSAGEATSCTAAWATTHPRCTVRIRSEDAGTADLDDHDTGRPPGTTHAQPAHPAPDSTPTAPTTLKDTHMTGTDTTQTTPRPDRDDVVGEPDFYLNLADARIVATEALLEASENIADTIEARAMSCIYGDAGLGKTFSVLAALKEISAERVLLLQFRSRPTPRDIRQELFTELRLEGEPPSHPSEFDRLLKRTLARKPYVLVCDEAQQFSRECFEFVRHLWDTGQGKNRPAVLFVGGEEAYKTLYSEPSLASRIYIWQEFAPMEADEVQKNIPLFHPVWASASPELIDYVYEEGAGGTFRVWSKITYHVLEGMKRRGLEKVDESIARWAIRRALPHRRRARRPQQDAG comes from the coding sequence ATGACCACCCCGCGCACCGCCCCCGACCCACCCCAAGCCCCCACACCGCCCTCGGCCAGGAGGAGCGCCGGCGAGGCCACCTCCTGCACGGCTGCCTGGGCGACCACCCACCCCCGCTGCACCGTCCGCATCCGCTCCGAGGATGCCGGCACCGCCGACCTCGACGACCACGACACCGGCCGGCCACCGGGCACTACCCACGCCCAGCCCGCCCACCCCGCACCCGACAGCACCCCCACCGCCCCGACCACCTTGAAGGACACCCACATGACCGGCACCGACACCACGCAGACGACACCCCGCCCCGACCGGGACGACGTCGTCGGCGAACCCGACTTCTACCTCAACCTCGCCGACGCCCGCATCGTGGCCACCGAAGCCCTTCTTGAAGCCAGCGAGAACATCGCCGACACCATCGAAGCCCGCGCCATGTCCTGCATCTACGGCGACGCCGGCCTCGGCAAAACCTTCTCCGTCCTGGCCGCACTCAAGGAAATCTCCGCCGAACGCGTCCTGCTCCTGCAGTTCCGCTCCCGCCCCACCCCCCGCGACATCCGCCAGGAACTGTTCACCGAACTCCGCCTCGAAGGCGAACCCCCCTCCCACCCCAGCGAGTTCGACCGCCTGCTCAAGCGAACCCTCGCCCGCAAGCCCTACGTCCTCGTCTGCGACGAAGCCCAGCAGTTCAGCCGCGAATGCTTCGAGTTCGTCCGCCACCTGTGGGACACCGGCCAGGGCAAGAACCGCCCCGCCGTCCTCTTCGTCGGCGGCGAAGAAGCCTACAAGACCCTCTACAGCGAACCCTCCCTCGCCTCCCGCATCTACATCTGGCAGGAATTCGCACCCATGGAGGCCGACGAGGTCCAGAAGAACATTCCCCTTTTCCACCCCGTCTGGGCCAGCGCATCACCCGAACTCATCGACTACGTCTACGAAGAAGGCGCCGGCGGCACCTTCCGCGTCTGGTCCAAGATCACCTATCACGTCCTCGAAGGCATGAAGCGCCGCGGCCTGGAGAAGGTCGACGAATCCATCGCCCGCTGGGCGATCCGCCGGGCCCTGCCCCACCGCCGCCGCGCCCGCCGCCCCCAGCAGGACGCCGGATGA